The Ignavibacteriales bacterium region AACGTGAGCCGAATCATACATGTTAAAATCCTCATGCATCCATCGCCCCTCCCGCCACCATCTCTGGTGATCTTTTGATCCGGGCAGCGGCGAAAGAATGTAGAATGAAGCAGAATCGAACATCATGTGTTGAAGCTCGGCAACATCTTGCTTGATACTTTCCGGCGTGTCGAAGGGCAGTCCCAAGATATACCCTGCATGGCACGTGATACCCAGAGAGTGGCAGTGAGCAACAATATCTTTGTACTCGGAAACCTGGTTTTGAAATTTATCCTTGGATTTGAGATTCTCACGGTTCACGCTTTCCACGCCAAAGAATACCTGGTTACATCCAGCCCGTGCCGCGAGTTCAAAGAAATCACCGCCGGACATCTTCCGGGCTGCGAGATCGCTCTGCATCATAAAGGTGAAAGGGATTTTTTCTTCTTCACGCATGCGGATGAGTTCTGAAAAAAGTTCTCGCCATCGAGGATTTCGTGCAGTGTTATCATCTGTAAAGAACGAGTGTGTAACACCTGCCTCGCGATAACTTTGTCTTACAAATTCGACAACCTGCTTTGGTTCCCGATACCGCATTGTTTGACCCTGTACATTGATAATAGTACAAAAGTCACAATGAAAGACACAACCGCGCCCCGTATCAATGGTGGTAAATCGGGAGGCAAAATTCTCAAACTCATCTTTCGTGATGTGAGGTATTGGAACGTTGAGCAAATCTGGCGTGGGATTAAGAAAATTATAAAGGGGTCGTGCCCTATCTTTGAGAACATCTTCTACAACCGCTGATAACCGTCCTCCTTCAACTTCTCCGGCAACAAGTATGATTCCCTTCGACATTGCATTTTTAAGGTCGCGAGTAACACCAATCATAGCAAGCGTACCGCTGACGTGGAAACCGCCGATCAATACCGGGATTCCATATGGCAGAAACTTCGACGCGATATCCAAAGCCCGCGGAAACTGATTTGTTTGTACACCAACGAGCATGACAATGGATTTTACTCCAGGTGCGTGTGAACGATGAAGAATTTCCTTCACAGGTACCCATTCAATGGCTTCATCAA contains the following coding sequences:
- a CDS encoding radical SAM protein; translation: MRTLNSVNNIESTHNDYPRAPGNGVQQLDVTLIRPTNYTDDGYPIKTRIGVIRSNTLTQIGTLVHDLVNDPFLKGVSLNIRKIDEAIEWVPVKEILHRSHAPGVKSIVMLVGVQTNQFPRALDIASKFLPYGIPVLIGGFHVSGTLAMIGVTRDLKNAMSKGIILVAGEVEGGRLSAVVEDVLKDRARPLYNFLNPTPDLLNVPIPHITKDEFENFASRFTTIDTGRGCVFHCDFCTIINVQGQTMRYREPKQVVEFVRQSYREAGVTHSFFTDDNTARNPRWRELFSELIRMREEEKIPFTFMMQSDLAARKMSGGDFFELAARAGCNQVFFGVESVNRENLKSKDKFQNQVSEYKDIVAHCHSLGITCHAGYILGLPFDTPESIKQDVAELQHMMFDSASFYILSPLPGSKDHQRWWREGRWMHEDFNMYDSAHVAVKPERMSEEELMEAYRNTWEQFYSTKHMVNILKIWRHDHHYYREKLAFFMWYLYASRIERLHPMNCGFWTVRRRDDRRTGFQREALIPFWWNRSKVLALRLGAMAKLFFQLEEVWLRSRPKSRIEEGLFELIVKTKQGVMDWRDVQGKELVALYKKLQVEIPEVKIPSAVRLWLRKRNPFASAFTRTYAHRIWQRWYLYLWNPFKWVEVWLFEWVNGLRFLRHLLGSDPVED